From the Kogia breviceps isolate mKogBre1 chromosome 3, mKogBre1 haplotype 1, whole genome shotgun sequence genome, one window contains:
- the ANKDD1A gene encoding LOW QUALITY PROTEIN: ankyrin repeat and death domain-containing protein 1A (The sequence of the model RefSeq protein was modified relative to this genomic sequence to represent the inferred CDS: inserted 3 bases in 2 codons; substituted 4 bases at 4 genomic stop codons) translates to MEEELAWETQGLLPLERQLHEAARRNHVGRIXLMGRRVHIRARNHVGRVALHRAAGAGHEQAVRLLLEREAAVDDADAVRVPSRRHVCFGMIVLLLSAWFSHLRILQILVNSGAKIHCKNKDNLTLLHCAAQKGHVPVLAFITEDLEDVALDHADKLGRTVFHWAAEHGQLGSLDFLVGSGCDHSVKDKEGNTTLHPAACCGHLAVLQXLMDVRLDLEEWNVEGLTALHAAAEGIHPDCVQLLLRAGSSANALTQKKQSCFHYAALCGSEDMAWALVHAGGSTDHQGASPVHITVRHNFPLLVQLLIDSGNDLDALTMXAADIPHLATEHAWQDIVDILLIAGVNLNLRXGTSQGKTALPVAAHINCVSLVDMIIKADRFYRWEKGTETLDLCDPSGKSLTFKQHHWQETQQLRSVLWXLASRYLQPHEWKKLAYCWEFTEAHVHALEQQWTGTKGYQEHGPRXTASENLSRALFKALVAIGWRDLAESIRKKANDDSSAPRRCTAM, encoded by the exons ATGGAGGAGGAGCTGGCGTGGGAGACCCAGGGCC TGCTTCCTCTGGAGAGGCAGCTCCATGAGGCTGCCCGCCGTAACCACGTTGGGAGGAT GCTGATGGGGAGGAGAGTACACATCAGGGCCAGAAATCAC GTAGGCAGGGTGGCCCTGCACCGGGCTGCGGGCGCAGGGCACGAGCAGGCTGTGCGGCTGCTCTTAGAACGTGAAGCTGCTGTGGATGATGCAGATGCGGTACGGGTCCCCTCACGCAggcatgtctgt TTTGGGATGATTGTGCTTCTCCTGTCTGCCTGGTTCAGCCACTTACGGATCCTCCAGATCCTGGTCAACTCCGGGGCCAAGATCCACTGTAAGAACAAG GACAACCTGACCTTACTGCACTGCGCAGCCCAAAAAGGCCACGTGCCAGTGCTGGCGTTCATAACAGAGGACCTGGAGGACGTGGCCCTGGACCACGCTGACAAG CTGGGAAGGACAGTGTTTCATTGGGCTGCAGAGCACGGACAGCTGGGTTCTCTGGACTTCCTTGTGGGCTCTGGCTGTGACCACAGTGTCAAAGACAAG GAGGGGAACACAACCCTTCACCCGGCCGCCTGCTGTGGCCACCTGGCTGTGCTGCAGTGACTCATGGACGTCAGGCTGGACCTGGAAGAGTGGAATGTG GAAGGTCTGACTGCCCTGCACGCAGCTGCTGAAGGGATCCACCCCGACTGTGTGCAGCTCCTCCTCAGGGCCGGGAGTAGCGCGAACGCCCTCACCCAG AAAAAGCAGAGCTGCTTCCACTACGCAGCCCTCTGTGGCTCTGAGGACATGGCCTGGGCCCTTGTCCATGCAGGAGGCAGCACTGATCAT CAGGGCGCCTCTCCTGTGCACATCACCGTGAGGCACAACTTCCCCCTCCTAGTGCAGCTCCTCATCGACAGCGGCAATGACCTGGACGCGTTGACAATGTAA GCAGCAGATATCCCTCACCTTGCCACCGAGCATGCCTGGCAGGACATAGTGGATATTCTCCTCATTGCTGGGGTTAACTTAAACCTGAGATAAGGTACCTCT CAAGGAAAAACCGCCTTGCCAGTGGCTGCCCACATCAACTGTGTCAGCCTGGTGGACATGATCATAAAAGCCGATCGCTTCTACAGGTGGGAGAAGGGTACTGAGACTCT GGACCTCTGTGACCCCTCTGGGAAGAGCTTGACCTTTAAGCAGCACCATTGGCAGGAAACGCAGCAGCTCCGCTCTGTGCTGTGGTGACTGGCCTCCAGGTACCTGCAGCCCCACGAGTGGAAGAAGCTGGCGTATTGCTGGGAGTTCACCGAGGCCCACGTCCACGCACTCGAGCAACAGTGGACAG GCACCAAGGGCTACCAGGAGCACGGGCCCC TCACAGCCAGTGAGAACCTCAGCAGAGCGCTATTCAAAGCCCTCGTCGCCATTGGGTGGAGGGACCTGGCTG AAAGCATCAGGAAGAAAGCAAATGATGACTCTAGCGCCCCAAGGAGGTGCACAGCCATGTAA